From Onychostoma macrolepis isolate SWU-2019 chromosome 05, ASM1243209v1, whole genome shotgun sequence, one genomic window encodes:
- the si:ch211-204c21.1 gene encoding disabled homolog 2, whose amino-acid sequence MSAEVESSTPTVEQAPFKTPSKKEKKKAAASPEKTDEFLLARFKGNGVRYKAKLIGVDDVPEARGDKMSQDSMMKLKGKAVSARSQGKHKQRVWVNISLSGITVTDEKTGATILEHAVNKISFIARDVTDSRAFGYVCGAEGQHQFFAIKTAQQAEPLVIDLKDLFQLIFNMKKKEVEGSKKDENNKVMENGSEGSHNDRKGVEQLDLFGDMSTPPDLNSPSESEDILLMDLSTEIDSNQNCVKGNPFTSSSVSRAPSSLSPENPFSSQRNFFPAPIHDPFSDDPFSKSDDQSIRDDSATANHSPNNLFNGGPRNGDSDYLGQQFDQLSNRTIIHALSNGHWPLDGRAAEATSWTQNTVPVQEQNGHGKAMPNPFVGGSEKMQPVQNGVKHENGGIEPPVNQTKDSVIISPPPLNMKAGRGRRSVKSPSNEKPGTDPFVSPNQSESPPPQPENCPVNSVSLFSGSPSSPDTLTALEGLSLQAPPAVSTPLWNQPLSSIFPSTTSVSQPFNQAPAFSTSPAPAWGNIPGSFGPSTATQQIPSWNTTPVSNGSNGSWTPHSTLGNPFQTSIFPPSLVPDEQQSSSPPPLVPPRAVATKEAPKVDSNAFVDLDPLGEKEKRDIKDMFKDFQMAKPPNVPARKVELKIGGQNPFDNSVGKNLFGTSVPATSAPPIKTVGLDPFRDPFGNPFA is encoded by the exons ATGTCTGCAGAAGTGGAATCCAGCACACCCACGGTCGAGCAGGCACCTTTCAAGACACCctccaaaaaagaaaagaaaaagg CTGCAGCGAGCCCAGAGAAAACAGATGAGTTCCTCCTTGCCAGGTTCAAAGGTAATGGAGTTCGCTACAAAGCCAAGTTGATTGGCGTAGATGATGTGCCTGAAGCAAGAGGAGACAAAATGAGCCAAGACTCCATGATGAAACTAAAG GGCAAGGCGGTGTCAGCTCGGTCTCAGGGCAAACACAAGCAGAGAGTCTGGGTGAACATTTCTCTCTCAGGAATCACTGTTACTGATGAGAAAACAGGG GCAACAATACTGGAGCATGCAGTAAATAAGATCTCCTTCATCGCTCGGGATGTCACTGACAGCAGAGCGTTTGGCTATGTGTGCGGTGCGGAAGGCCAGCACCAGTTCTTCGCCATTAAAACTGCACAGCAG GCGGAGCCTCTTGTCATTGACCTGAAGGATCTTTTCCAGTTAATCTTCaatatgaagaaaaaagaaGTTGAGGGTTCAAAGAAG gatgaaaataataaagtgatGGAA AATGGCAGTGAAGGCTCACACAATGACAGAAAA GGCGTCGAACAGCTGGACTTGTTTGGAGACATGTCGACCCCACCTGACTTAAACTCTCCCTCG GAGTCTGAGGACATCCTGTTGATGGATTTGTCCACTGAGATAGACAGCAATCAGAACTGCGTTAAAGGAAACCCCTTCACCTCATCTTCTGTCTCCAGAGCCCCGTCCAGCCTCTCGCCTGAGAACCCCTTCTCTTCTCAACGCAACTTCTTCCCCGCCCCTATCCATGACCCGTTCAGTGATGACCCATTTTCCAAAAGTGACGACCAATCAATCAGAGACGACTCTGCCACAGCCAACCACAGCCCTAATAACTTGTTTAATGGTGGCCCTAGGAATGGTGACTCTGACTACTTAGGCCAGCAGTTTGACCAACTCTCCAACAGGACAATCATCCATGCTCTCAGTAATGGCCATTGGCCTTTAGATGGCAGAGCTGCGGAAGCCACTAGCTGGACTCAGAATACTGTCCCAGTTCAAGAGCAGAACGGACATGGGAAAGCGATGCCTAATCCGTTTGTGGGAGGTTCAGAGAAAATGCAGCCGGTGCAGAATGGAGTGAAACATGAGAATGGAGGCATAGAgccacctgtcaatcaaaccaAGGATTCGGTCATTATAAGCCCTCCACCACTCAACATGAAAGCCGGGAGGGGCAGGAGGAGTGTAAAG TCCCCTTCCAATGAAAAACCCGGCACAGATCCATTTGTATCACCAAACCAATCAGAATCACCACCTCCTCAACCTGAGAACTGCCCTGTCAACTCTGTCAGTCTGTTCAGCGGGAGCCCTTCCTCCCCTGACACACTCACAGCTCTTG aaGGGTTGTCTCTACAAGCTCCACCTGCAGTCTCCACTCCTCTGTGGAATCAGCCCCTCTCCTCCATCTTCCCCAGCACCACCAGTGTCTCTCAGCCCTTCAATCAAGCACCTGCCTTCTCCACTTCTCCTGCGCCTGCCTGGGGAAACATTCCTGGAAGTTTTGGACCTTCAACCGCTACCCAACAGATTCCTTCATGGAACACCACCCCAGTCTCCAACGGATCCAATGGATCCTGGACCCCTCATTCAACCCTGGGGAACCCCTTCCAGACCAGCATATTTCCACCTAGCCTTGTGCCCGACGAACAGCAGAGTTCCAGTCCCCCACCACTGGTTCCACCTCGGGCAGTAGCCACCAAAGAAGCTCCAAAAGTGGACAGTAATGCTTTTGTTGACCTGGATCCTCTGGGAGAAAAGGAGAAGAGAGATATCAAGGACATGTTTAAGGATTTCCAGATGGCTAAGCCACCAAATGTGCCAGCGAGGAAAG TTGAACTAAAGATTGGAGGCCAGAATCCATTCGACAACTCTGTTGGAAAAAATCTGTTTGGCACATCTGTACCTGCAACT AGTGCCCCTCCCATAAAGACAGTGGGCTTAGATCCTTTCAGAGACCCATTTGGAAACCCATTTGCATGA